In a genomic window of Quercus lobata isolate SW786 chromosome 4, ValleyOak3.0 Primary Assembly, whole genome shotgun sequence:
- the LOC115987583 gene encoding U-box domain-containing protein 4 produces MGQEEEDPVGVEEVKEQEQEEEEIGTSSWNQRKQTQIVQLSEKLIHGDLESQIQAARDIRKLVRKSSSSSSPSSSSSVKTRSKLAAAGVIQPLVFMLVSPNMDAREASLLALLNLAVRNERNKVKIVTAGAIPPLVELLKIQNSSIRELATAAILTLSAAAPNKHTIVASGAAPLLVQVLSSGSVQGKVDAVTALHNLSTCPENSTAILDAKAVFPLINLLKECKKYSKFAEKTTALLEILSNSEEGQIAISNSDGGILTLVETVEDGSLVSTEHAVGALLSLCQSCRDKYRKLILNEGAIPGLLRLTVEGTAEARERAHTLLDLLRDSPQEKRLASSVLERIVYDIAARVDGADKAAETAKRLLQDMVQRSMEHSLSCIQQRAASCTPSDIPSS; encoded by the exons atgggaCAGGAAGAGGAAGACCCAGTAGGAGTGGAGGAGGTGAAAGAGCAAGAGCAAGAGGAAGAGGAGATTGGGACATCATCGTGGAACCAGAGGAAGCAAACCCAGATAGTGCAACTTTCAGAGAAGCTTATCCATGGGGATCTTGAATCCCAAATACAAGCTGCTAGAGATATCAGAAAGCTGGTCAGAAAGTCTTCTTCGTCTTCgtcaccatcttcttcttcatcggTGAAGACTCGTTCAAAGTTAGCAGCTGCTGGTGTGATTCAGCCCCTTGTATTCATGCTTGTCTCTCCAAATATGGATGCCAGAGAAGCCTCTCTTCTTGCCCTTCTTAACCTTGCTGTACGCAATGAACG AAACAAGGTCAAGATAGTCACAGCTGGTGCCATCCCTCCTCTTGTGGAGCTCCTCAAAATCCAAAACAGCAGTATAAGGGAATTAGCCACTGCAGCAATCTTAACACTCTCAGCTGCTGCCCCAAACAAGCACACTATTGTAGCTTCTGGAGCTGCACCTCTACTTGTTCAGGTCCTCAGTTCTGGAAGTGTTCAGGGAAAAGTTGATGCTGTTACAGCCCTACACAATCTGTCCACCTGCCCAGAGAATTCCACTGCAATTCTTGATGCGAAAGCAGTTTTCCCTCTAATTAACCTCCTTAAAGAATGCAAGAAGTATTCCAAGTTTGCTGAAAAAACTACAGCCCTACTTGAGATTCTTTCTAACTCCGAAGAGGGACAAATTGCAATCTCAAATTCTGATGGTGGGATTTTGACCCTTGTAGAGACGGTTGAAGATGGATCTCTTGTCAGCACCGAACATGCAGTCGGAGCTTTGCTCTCTTTATGCCAGAGCTGCCGGGATAAATATCGGAAACTCATTCTTAATGAAGGTGCCATCCCAGGCCTTCTGCGACTAACTGTAGAGGGGACAGCTGAAGCTCGGGAAAGAGCTCATACACTTTTGGATTTGCTTAGAGATTCTCCCCAGGAAAAGAGACTAGCTTCCTCAGTTCTGGAGAGAATTGTTTATGACATTGCTGCACGAGTTGATGGAGCAGATAAAGCTGCTGAAACTGCAAAGAGGCTGCTGCAAGACATGGTTCAAAGAAGTATGGAGCATAGCTTGAGCTGCATCCAGCA